The following coding sequences lie in one Hippocampus zosterae strain Florida unplaced genomic scaffold, ASM2543408v3 HiC_scaffold_399, whole genome shotgun sequence genomic window:
- the LOC127595101 gene encoding deoxyribonuclease TATDN1-like: MIKSTFRFFDVAANLTDPTFEGIYHGKRKHPADRQQVIDRAQAVGCDKFLVAAGNLPNFVSAKAMYQPGMYFTIEAEIKSCPAKQLVAIGECGLDYDRLEHSSKEQQLAVFPLHFALAERYKLPLYLHNRNTGKDFFELMEAHRSSYSGGVLHSFTGTAEELKRALELGLYIGLNGCSLKTKENLEVVREVPLERLVLETDCPYCEIRKSHAGFEFVENRPDMKNPEKSTGETPVRGRNEPARIVEVLEAVSRVKAVER, translated from the exons ATGATTAAATCGACTTTCAGGTTTTTTGACGTAGCAGCCAACCTCACCGACCCAACTTTTGAAGGGATCTACCATGGCAAGCGGAAGCACCCCGCCGACCGCCAGCAGGTCATCGACAGAGCCCAGGCTGTCGGCTGTGACAAGTTTCTGGTGGCAGCTGGGAACCTGCCTAATTTCGTGTCTGCCAAGGCCATGTACCAGCCTGGAATGTACTTCACT ATTGAAGCCGAAATCAAGAGCTGCCCTGCAAAGCAACTTGTTGCGATCGGAGAGTGTGGCCTGGATTACGACAGGCTGGAGCACTCCTCGAAGGAGCAGCAGCTGGCCGTCTTCCCGCTGCACTTCGCGCTTGCAGAGAGGTACAAGCTGCCGCTCTACCTGCACAACCGCAACACCGGCAAAGACTTCTTTGAGTTGATGGAGGCCCATCGGTCAAGCTACTCGGGTGGGGTATTGCACTCATTCACAGGCACAGCTGAAGAACTGAAGCGGGCGCTGGAACTAGGTCTCTACATCGGCCTCAACGGGTGTTCGCTCAAGACCAAGGAAAACTTGGAGGTAGTTCGGGAGGTGCCTCTGGAGCGATTGGTGCTGGAGACGGACTGCCCTTACTGTGAGATCCGCAAATCGCATGCAGGCTTTGAGTTCGTAGAAAACAGACCAGACATGAAGAACCCTGAAAAAAGCACAGGAGAGACGCCTGTGCGGGGACGCAACGAACCCGCGCGAATCGTGGAGGTGCTTGAGGCGGTCTCGCGCGTCAAGGCTGTGGAGCGATAG
- the LOC127595102 gene encoding LOW QUALITY PROTEIN: citrate synthase, peroxisomal-like (The sequence of the model RefSeq protein was modified relative to this genomic sequence to represent the inferred CDS: substituted 2 bases at 2 genomic stop codons) — translation MARACLPATLSFKGVLPLLKPDKKRALAQYLEESETRLGQLRDVLEHVQLVDRYRRVRRLTSTARRAVKRPDSEYAMLLRIAKEEKAKRAMARLVQQEADSLMALQEMMAQRLRKERLEGLALGLLPSKLVEGHLKLTDERSGKQFDVPIRTSREAYFVNAKDLEKIKHKGAPLRMYDPGYTNTICATSAISYIDGDKGLLEYRGYPIEQLAEKSSFMEVTFLLIFGELPSRSQLDEFSRKVMTHTILHNDIDRMMKSFRYDAHPMGMLIATMSAFSTLKPEANPALAGNEVYRDAGLRNKQIYRLLGLTPSMAANAYRHRIGRPYNLPSEKLGYVENFLYMLDCLNEKEYTPHPKLVRALEVLFILHAEHEMNCSTAFTRHMASSGVDVYTTIASAAAALYGPKHGGANEAVIRMLSEIGKKENIPAFIEEVKAKKRVLSGFGHRVYKNYDPRAKIVKQVAFEVFELTGKEPLVEIAIELERIALSDQYFIXRKLYPNVDFYSGVIYRAMGFPTDMFPVLFTIPRVAGWIAHWVEYQADKENNIVRPRQNYQGRERREWVAMGERRGGSWDMSGATTGTNRRRQAXSAILNFKGRAKV, via the exons ATGGCACGGGCCTGTCTACCAGCCACCCTCAGCTTCAAGGGAGTGCTGCCTCTGCTCAAGCCCGACAAGAAGAGGGCCCTCGCGCAGTACCTCGAGGAAAGCGAGACTCGCTTGGGCCAGTTGAGGGATGT GCTGGAGCACGTTCAGCTGGTCGATCGATACCGGCGGGTCAGGAGGCTGACCAGTACTGCCCGCAGGGCCGTCAAGAGGCCAGACTCGGAGTACGCGATGCTGCTGAGGATCGCGAAAGAAGAAAAAGCGAAGAGGGCGATGGCGAGGCTGGTGCAGCAAGAGGCTGACTCGCTGATGGCCCTGCAAGAGATGATGGCCCAGAGACTGCGAAAGGAG AGGCTGGAAGGGCTGGCGCTGGGTCTTCTACCGAGCAAGCTAGTAGAGGGCCACCTCAAGCTCACCGACGAGCGGTCTGGCAAGCAGTTCGACGTGCCTATCCGCACCTCCCGTGAGGCATACTTCGTGAACGCGAAGGATCTGGAGAAGATCAAGCACAAGGGCGCACCGCTGCGGATGTACGACCCAGGCTACACGAACACCATCTGCGCCACGTCGGCCATCTCGTACATCGACGGGGACAAGGGGCTACTGGAGTACCGAGGCTACCCCATCGAGCAGCTGGCCGAAAAATCTTCGTTCATGGAAGTGACCTTCCTGCTGATCTTCGGAGAACTGCCCTCCCGCAGCCAGCTCGATGAATTCTCGCGCAAGGTGATGACCCACACCATCCTGCACAACGACATCGACCGGATGATGAAGAGCTTCCGCTATGATGCGCACCCcatgggcatgctcattgccacCATGTCCGCCTTCTCCACCCTCAAGCCGGAGGCCAACCCCGCACTGGCCGGCAACGAGGTCTACCGGGACGCGGGTCTACGCAACAAGCAGATCTACCGGCTGCTGGGGCTAACCCCCTCGATGGCGGCAAACGCCTACCGCCATCGGATCGGCCGGCCCTACAACCTGCCGAGCGAGAAGCTGGGCTATGTGGAAAACTTCCTGTACATGCTCGACTGCCTCAACGAAAAGGAGTACACGCCGCATCCCAAGCTGGTGCGTGCTCTGGAGGTGCTGTTCATTCTGCACGCTGAGCACGAGATGAACTGCTCGACGGCCTTCACCCGGCACATGGCCTCCTCGGGCGTGGATGTCTACACCACCATCGCCTCGGCGGCGGCTGCCCTCTACGGGCCCAAGCACGGTGGCGCCAACGAGGCTGTGATCCGGATGCTGTCAGAAATCGGCAAGAAGGAAAACATCCCTGCGTTCATTGAAGAGGTCAAGGCCAAGAAGCGAGTGCTCAGCGGGTTCGGCCACCGGGTGTACAAGAACTATGACCCCCGGGCCAAGATCGTGAAGCAGGTGGCCTTCGAGGTGTTCGAGCTGACTGGCAAGGAGCCGCTCGTGGAGATCGCGATCGAGCTGGAGCGGATCGCCCTGTCCGACCAGTACTTCATCTAGCGCAAGCTCTACCCCAACGTGGATTTCTACAGCGGAGTGATCTACCGGGCGATGGGGTTCCCGACGGACATGTTCCCCGTGTTGTTCACGATCCCCCGGGTGGCGGGGTGGATCGCGCACTGGGTGGAGTACCAGGCGGACAAGGAGAACAACATCGTGCGGCCGCGGCAGAACTACCAGGGCAGGGAGCGGCGGGAGTGGGTGGCGATGGGGGAGCGGCGAGGGGGGAGCTGGGACATGAGCGGAGCGACGACGGGCACGAACCGGCGGAGGCAGGCGTGAAGCGCAATATTAAATTTTAAGGGGCGGGCAAAAGTATAA
- the LOC127595100 gene encoding tubulin beta chain — MREIVHIQGGQCGNQIGAKFWEVISDEHGIDPTGTYHGDSDLQLERINVYYNEATGGRYVPRAILMDLEPGTMDSVRAGPFGQLFRPDNFVFGQTGAGNNWAKGHYTEGAELIDSVLDVVRKEAEGCDCLQGFQITHSLGGGTGSGMGTLLISKVREEYPDRIMETFSVVPSPKVSDTVVEPYNATLSVHQLVENADECMVIDNEALYDICFRTLKLTTPTYGDLNHLVSAAMSGVTCCLRFPGQLNSDLRKLAVNLIPFPRLHFFMIGFAPLTSRGSQQYRALTVPELTQQMFDAKNMMCAADPRHGRYLTASALFRGRMSTKEVDEQMLNVQNKNSSYFVEWIPNNIKSSICDIPPKGLKMAVTFVGNSTAIQEMFKRVAEQFTAMFRRKAFLHWYTGEGMDEMEFTEAESNMNDLVSEYQQYQDATAEEEGEYDEEEEG; from the coding sequence ATGAGAGAAATCGTGCACATCCAGGGCGGGCAGTGCGGCAACCAGATCGGTGCCAAGTTCTGGGAGGTCATCTCCGACGAGCACGGCATCGACCCCACCGGCACCTACCACGGGGACTCTGATCTCCAGCTCGAGAGGATTAACGTCTACTACAACGAGGCCACTGGCGGCCGCTACGTCCCCAGGGCCATCCTCATGGACCTCGAGCCCGGCACCATGGACTCTGTCCGTGCCGGACCCTTCGGACAGCTGTTCCGCCCCGACAACTTCGTGTTCGGGCAGACCGGCGCCGGCAACAACTGGGCCAAGGGCCACTACACCGAGGGTGCTGAGCTTATCGACTCTGTCCTGGACGTCGTCCGGAAGGAGGCCGAGGGCTGCGACTGCCTGCAGGGCTTCCAGATCACCCACTCTCTTGGTGGTGGCACCGGCTCCGGCATGGGCACCCTGCTGATCTCCAAGGTCCGTGAGGAGTACCCCGACCGTATCATGGAAACCTTCTCGGTCGTGCCTTCCCCCAAGGTGTCCGACACCGTCGTCGAGCCCTACAACGCCACCCTGTCGGTCCACCAGCTGGTCGAGAACGCCGACGAGTGCATGGTCATCGACAACGAGGCCCTGTACGATATCTGCTTCAGGACCCTGAAGCTGACCACCCCCACCTACGGTGACCTGAACCACCTGGTGTCTGCGGCGATGTCGGGCGTGACCTGCTGCCTGCGGTTCCCGGGTCAGCTGAACTCGGACCTGAGGAAGCTGGCGGTCAACCTGATCCCCTTCCCCCGTCTGCACTTCTTCATGATCGGGTTCGCGCCGCTGACCTCTCGAGGCTCGCAGCAGTACCGGGCGCTGACCGTGCCCGAGCTGACCCAGCAGATGTTCGACGCCAAGAACATGATGTGCGCGGCTGACCCCCGGCACGGCCGGTACCTGACCGCGTCCGCCCTGTTCCGAGGCCGGATGTCCACCAAGGAGGTGGACGAGCAGATGCTCAACGTGCAGAACAAGAACTCCTCGTACTTCGTGGAGTGGATCCCGAACAACATCAAGTCGTCGATCTGCGATATCCCGCCGAAGGGGCTGAAGATGGCCGTGACCTTCGTGGGCAACTCGACCGCCATCCAGGAGATGTTCAAGCGGGTGGCCGAACAGTTCACCGCCATGTTCCGGCGGAAGGCCTTCCTGCACTGGTACACCGGTGAGGGCATGGACGAGATGGAGTTCACGGAGGCGGAGTCGAACATGAACGATCTGGTGTCGGAGTACCAGCAGTACCAGGACGCCACCGCCGAGGAGGAGGGCGAgtacgacgaggaggaggagggctga
- the LOC127595103 gene encoding LOW QUALITY PROTEIN: protein MEMO1-like (The sequence of the model RefSeq protein was modified relative to this genomic sequence to represent the inferred CDS: substituted 3 bases at 3 genomic stop codons) gives MRVREAIHAGSWYEADPHRLTXMLAAFFARAEVNDKRPVKAIIAPHAGHAYSGPTAAFAYKHLQARAGLKVFLLGPSHHVYLKGCALTGLDLFKTPLGDIPVEKGILDNLRKTKIFKXFNKQQEEEEHSLXLHLPFLRSSLGEGFGLVPIIVGEMSPESRAQFGQALLPYFKDPDSLFVISTDFCHWGKRFGYAPYD, from the coding sequence ATGCGAGTCAGGGAGGCCATACACGCCGGCTCGTGGTACGAGGCCGACCCTCACCGCCTCACCTAAATGTTGGCGGCCTTTTTCGCCAGGGCTGAGGTCAACGACAAGCGCCCCGTCAAGGCCATCATTGCTCCTCATGCAGGCCATGCCTATTCTGGCCCCACTGCCGCCTTCGCCTACAAGCACCTGCAGGCGCGGGCAGGCTTGAAAGTGTTTTTGCTAGGCCCTTCGCACCACGTCTACCTCAAGGGCTGTGCGCTGACCGGCCTGGACCTTTTCAAGACTCCTCTCGGGGACATCCCAGTCGAAAAGGGAATTCTGGACAATCTACGAAAAACCAAGATCTTCAAATAATTCAATAAAcagcaagaggaggaggagcacaGCTTATAGCTGCACCTGCCTTTCCTGCGTAGCTCCTTGGGCGAGGGGTTTGGGCTGGTCCCCATCATCGTCGGGGAAATGAGCCCGGAGTCCCGGGCACAGTTCGGGCAGGCCCTGCTACCCTACTTCAAGGACCCTGACTCGCTATTCGTGATCAGCACTGACTTCTGCCATTGGGGCAAACGATTCGGTTACGCTCCATACGACTAG